Proteins found in one Gardnerella vaginalis ATCC 14018 = JCM 11026 genomic segment:
- the adhE gene encoding bifunctional acetaldehyde-CoA/alcohol dehydrogenase yields the protein MAQAQEKAQETVLDEKEQSALAAKREVDELAKKAKVALEEFEKLNQEQVDRIVAKASIAALNKHLVLAKMAVEETGRGLVEDKATKNIFACEHITHYLAGQRTVGIIREDDVLGIDEIAEPVGIVAGVTPVTNPTSTAIFKSLIALKTRCPIIFGFHPFAQKCSAEAARVVRDAAIEAGAPENCIQWIEHPSIEATGALMKHPDVATILATGGPGMVKAAYSSGKPALGVGAGNAPAYVDADVDVVRAANDLVLSKHFDYGMICATEQAIIAHKDVYEPLLKELKRRKAYFVNADEKAKLEQYMFGCTSYSGQTPKLNSVVPGKSPQYIAHEAGFDIPEDAVILIAECKEVGEMEPLTMEKLAPVHALLRADNKEQGFEMCEKMLVHGAGHTAVIHTNNQQLAREYGSRMHACRIIWNSPGSLGGVGDIYNAIAPSLTLGCGSYGGNSVSGNVQAVNLINIKRIARRNNNMQWFKIPAKTYFEPNAVRYLRDMYGIERAVIVCDKVMEQLGIIDKVIDQLRARDNRVTFRIIDYVEPEPSVETVERGAEMMREEFQPDTIIAVGGGSPMDAAKIMWLLYEHPEISFADLREKFFDIRKRAFKIPPLGKKACLICVPTSSGTGSEVTPFAVITDHKTGYKYPITDYAITPSVAIVDPVLARTQPRRLACDSGFDALTHSMEAFASVYANDFTDAMALHAAKLIWDNLNDSVNSNNSERKIQAQEKMHNAATMAGMAFGSAFLGMCHAMAHTIGALCHVAHGHTNAILLPYVIRYNGQIPQEPTSWPKYNRYIAPERYQQIAKNLGIDPGKTPQEGVENLARAVENYRDNLLSMDASFKACGVDEEYYWSLLDQIGMRAYEDQCAPANPRIPQIEDMKDIAIAAYYGVSQEEGHRMRLERESK from the coding sequence ATGGCGCAGGCGCAAGAAAAGGCGCAAGAAACAGTGCTTGATGAAAAAGAGCAATCCGCATTAGCAGCCAAACGAGAAGTAGATGAATTAGCTAAAAAAGCAAAGGTTGCTTTAGAAGAGTTTGAAAAATTAAATCAGGAGCAAGTAGACAGAATAGTAGCAAAAGCGTCTATTGCAGCGTTAAACAAGCATTTAGTCTTAGCAAAAATGGCTGTTGAAGAAACAGGCAGAGGATTAGTTGAAGATAAAGCCACAAAAAACATTTTTGCATGCGAACACATTACCCATTATCTTGCAGGCCAGCGCACAGTAGGCATTATTCGCGAAGATGATGTTCTTGGAATCGATGAAATCGCTGAGCCAGTTGGCATAGTAGCAGGCGTGACTCCAGTCACAAACCCAACATCTACAGCCATTTTTAAATCGCTAATTGCTCTTAAAACTCGTTGCCCAATTATTTTTGGCTTCCATCCATTCGCTCAAAAATGCTCCGCAGAAGCGGCAAGAGTTGTGCGCGATGCAGCGATAGAAGCAGGCGCGCCAGAAAATTGCATTCAGTGGATTGAACATCCATCAATCGAAGCTACGGGAGCTTTAATGAAGCACCCAGATGTTGCAACAATTCTTGCAACAGGCGGTCCTGGAATGGTTAAGGCTGCTTATTCTTCGGGTAAGCCAGCACTTGGCGTTGGTGCAGGAAACGCTCCAGCATATGTTGATGCGGACGTAGATGTTGTGCGCGCTGCAAACGATTTGGTGCTTTCAAAGCATTTTGATTACGGTATGATTTGCGCAACAGAGCAGGCGATTATTGCGCATAAAGACGTGTATGAGCCATTGTTAAAGGAATTGAAGCGCAGAAAAGCATATTTCGTTAACGCTGATGAAAAAGCGAAACTTGAACAGTATATGTTTGGTTGCACTTCGTATTCAGGTCAAACTCCTAAGCTTAATTCAGTTGTTCCAGGAAAATCTCCTCAATATATTGCGCATGAAGCTGGGTTTGATATTCCAGAAGATGCTGTGATCCTTATTGCCGAGTGCAAGGAAGTTGGCGAGATGGAGCCTCTAACAATGGAAAAGTTGGCTCCTGTTCACGCTTTGCTTCGCGCAGATAACAAGGAACAAGGCTTTGAAATGTGCGAGAAGATGCTTGTTCACGGAGCTGGTCACACTGCTGTGATTCACACTAATAATCAGCAGCTTGCTCGCGAATATGGCAGCCGCATGCACGCTTGCCGAATCATTTGGAACTCCCCAGGATCTTTGGGTGGTGTTGGTGACATCTACAACGCAATCGCACCTTCTCTCACTTTAGGCTGTGGTTCTTATGGTGGAAACTCTGTTTCTGGAAATGTTCAAGCAGTAAATCTTATTAATATAAAGCGCATAGCGCGAAGGAATAATAATATGCAGTGGTTCAAGATTCCGGCCAAAACGTATTTTGAGCCGAATGCTGTTCGCTATTTGCGAGACATGTATGGCATTGAGCGCGCAGTTATTGTGTGCGATAAAGTTATGGAGCAGCTTGGCATTATAGACAAGGTAATTGATCAGCTTCGCGCTAGAGACAATCGCGTAACGTTTAGGATTATTGACTACGTTGAGCCAGAGCCAAGCGTTGAAACTGTTGAACGCGGCGCCGAAATGATGCGCGAAGAGTTCCAGCCAGATACGATTATTGCTGTTGGCGGCGGATCTCCTATGGATGCTGCAAAAATTATGTGGCTTCTTTACGAGCATCCAGAAATTTCCTTCGCTGATTTGCGCGAAAAGTTCTTCGATATTAGAAAGCGCGCATTTAAGATTCCGCCTCTTGGTAAAAAGGCTTGCTTGATTTGTGTACCAACGTCTTCTGGAACAGGATCGGAAGTTACTCCGTTTGCAGTTATTACAGATCATAAGACTGGCTACAAGTACCCAATTACTGACTACGCAATTACGCCTTCGGTGGCAATCGTGGATCCAGTTTTGGCACGCACACAGCCTCGTCGCTTGGCTTGCGATTCTGGTTTTGACGCTTTGACGCACTCTATGGAAGCTTTTGCTTCTGTTTATGCTAACGACTTTACGGACGCAATGGCATTGCATGCAGCAAAGTTGATTTGGGATAATCTTAACGATTCTGTGAATTCCAATAATTCCGAACGCAAGATTCAAGCTCAAGAAAAAATGCATAATGCGGCTACTATGGCTGGAATGGCGTTTGGTTCGGCGTTCCTTGGTATGTGCCACGCAATGGCACATACAATCGGAGCTTTGTGCCATGTTGCTCACGGCCACACGAATGCAATTTTGCTGCCTTATGTGATTCGCTACAATGGTCAAATTCCACAAGAGCCTACAAGCTGGCCAAAGTACAATCGCTACATCGCTCCGGAGCGATACCAGCAGATTGCAAAGAATCTTGGCATAGATCCTGGTAAAACTCCTCAAGAGGGCGTTGAGAATTTGGCGCGCGCTGTTGAAAATTATCGAGATAATCTTCTTAGTATGGATGCTTCGTTTAAGGCATGCGGTGTGGATGAAGAATACTATTGGTCTTTGTTGGATCAGATTGGCATGCGTGCTTACGAAGATCAGTGCGCTCCTGCAAATCCTCGTATTCCTCAAATCGAAGATATGAAAGATATTGCGATTGCAGCGTATTATGGTGTTTCCCAAGAAGAAGGACATCGTATGCGTTTGGAGCGCGAATCTAAGTGA
- the rplM gene encoding 50S ribosomal protein L13, translated as MKTFTPKPADLTHDWYIIDATDVVLGRLASQVAILLRGKNKPTFAPHADSGNHVIIINADKIALTGNKLSKELYSHSGRPGGLRRDSYAELLEKNPKRIIVSAVRGMLPKNRLAKVQLDRLRVFTGAEHPHISQKPQVFEISQVSQQAK; from the coding sequence GTGAAGACTTTCACACCGAAACCAGCAGATTTAACTCATGACTGGTATATTATCGACGCCACTGATGTGGTGCTTGGTCGTTTGGCTTCCCAGGTAGCCATTTTGCTGCGTGGTAAGAATAAGCCAACATTTGCTCCTCATGCTGATTCTGGCAATCACGTCATTATCATTAATGCAGATAAGATTGCTTTAACTGGCAATAAGTTGAGCAAGGAATTGTATTCTCACTCTGGTCGTCCAGGTGGACTTCGTCGCGATAGCTATGCTGAGCTTTTGGAGAAGAATCCAAAGCGCATCATCGTTTCCGCTGTGAGGGGAATGCTTCCAAAGAATCGTCTTGCTAAGGTTCAGCTTGATCGCCTTCGTGTGTTCACTGGTGCTGAGCATCCTCATATTTCGCAAAAACCACAGGTCTTCGAGATCTCTCAGGTCTCTCAGCAGGCTAAGTGA
- the rpsI gene encoding 30S ribosomal protein S9 produces the protein MVDNNNSAVLENEEELTSYTTETNAGAGTGTSAVAPGYGTGRRKEAVARVRLIPGTGKWTINGRALEEYFPSRLLQREVNSPFVLLKLEGKFDVVVLVDGGGTTGQAGAIRLGVARALNAIDRDANRASLKKAGFLTRDARVVERKKAGLHKARRAPQFSKR, from the coding sequence ATGGTAGATAACAACAACTCCGCGGTTCTTGAGAATGAAGAAGAACTGACTAGCTATACAACTGAGACAAACGCTGGCGCAGGCACTGGTACTTCTGCCGTTGCTCCAGGCTATGGCACTGGTCGTCGTAAGGAAGCCGTTGCTCGCGTTCGTTTGATTCCAGGCACTGGCAAGTGGACTATTAATGGTCGCGCTCTTGAGGAATACTTCCCATCTCGCTTATTGCAGCGTGAAGTTAATTCCCCATTTGTGCTTTTGAAGCTTGAAGGTAAGTTCGACGTTGTCGTGCTTGTAGACGGTGGCGGCACCACTGGTCAGGCAGGTGCAATCCGTTTGGGTGTTGCTCGTGCTTTGAATGCTATTGACCGTGATGCAAACCGTGCTTCCTTGAAGAAGGCTGGCTTCTTGACTCGCGACGCTCGCGTTGTGGAGCGCAAGAAGGCTGGTTTGCACAAGGCACGTCGTGCACCTCAGTTCTCAAAGCGTTAA
- a CDS encoding metal-sensitive transcriptional regulator, which translates to MSDYNIDKEKMLVRLHRVCGQVHAVENMIEKGEDYTNILMQLSASTAALRAVALIVAHQEISKALEAAQNASDQKVTDKKVAELVDVVDHLMRYDKS; encoded by the coding sequence ATGAGCGACTACAACATAGATAAAGAAAAAATGTTGGTTCGTCTACATAGGGTATGTGGACAGGTTCATGCTGTTGAGAATATGATCGAAAAGGGAGAAGATTATACAAATATTCTTATGCAGCTTTCTGCTTCTACTGCAGCTCTTAGAGCTGTTGCTCTTATAGTTGCTCATCAGGAAATCTCAAAAGCTTTAGAGGCGGCGCAAAATGCTTCAGATCAAAAAGTTACCGACAAGAAAGTTGCTGAACTTGTTGATGTTGTAGATCATTTAATGAGATACGATAAATCGTGA
- the malQ gene encoding 4-alpha-glucanotransferase — MNNKNEESTQQTSPLRRLAELMGVRSKFVGSDGIEHQIADNVLVKVLRSLCVDASTDKAIEESMQKILLERHTRLVAPTVLHTVGKEDTVIINTGILEYPTATLILEDGEQYQGDLQISPCKDDVAFPVNGTFVASSLLTIPADVPMGYHTLRISVADRVEEASLISAPESIDTLEKLEKDGKQIWGWMAQLYSIRSSKSWGVGDYADLADLLVQSKKKTGADFVLVNPLHAGEPVAPLTPSPYLPVARGMVNVTYIRPEIIPEYDSLNDKDRKTVDDLHNEVEPLNNDAQIVDRDSMWRVKMHALWIIFKSGLSAERSEEFEAFKQDMGERLESYATWCLCYDKWGAPKGEDCWEKHLTKDSDEISALCKQFPDTLEFYRWLEWIAFTQLHDAQVAAKNAGMRIGIMSDMAVGVHPAGSEVWWNPERFANGACVGAPPDYFNQQGQNWSQPPLNPFELERTGFKVYKDMVHGMFASAGAVRIDHILGLFRLWWIPEGSTPGDGAYVYYDADVMLGILAIEATRANGVVVGEDLGVVPAETLEVLAKNKVLGCTVEWFEQRDGAFREPKKWREMTLASVNTHDLPPAAGYLNYEHVNIRERLNLLSGSVEEFRAGAVKEHNAMLKMLVSGGFLDKKALENESEHEQEIVEALYRALKAAPSKLLAASIVDATGEHRAQNQPGTNDEYPNWRIPLADANCNPVLLDNLFDLPRVKSLAQIMNK; from the coding sequence ATGAACAATAAAAATGAAGAAAGTACTCAGCAGACAAGCCCATTAAGGCGTTTGGCTGAGTTAATGGGAGTACGCTCCAAATTCGTTGGATCGGATGGAATAGAACATCAGATTGCTGATAACGTGCTTGTAAAAGTATTGCGCTCTCTGTGCGTAGATGCAAGTACTGATAAAGCGATTGAAGAATCAATGCAGAAGATTCTTTTGGAACGTCATACACGTTTAGTTGCTCCAACGGTGTTGCATACAGTTGGTAAAGAAGACACTGTTATAATCAACACAGGTATTTTGGAGTATCCTACAGCAACTTTGATATTGGAAGATGGAGAACAGTACCAAGGTGACTTGCAGATTTCTCCATGTAAAGATGATGTTGCGTTCCCTGTTAATGGCACTTTTGTGGCAAGCTCTTTGTTGACAATTCCAGCAGACGTGCCTATGGGGTATCACACTCTACGAATAAGCGTTGCGGATCGAGTAGAAGAGGCGTCACTTATTAGTGCTCCAGAAAGCATTGATACTCTAGAAAAGCTTGAAAAAGATGGAAAGCAGATTTGGGGATGGATGGCTCAGCTTTATTCCATTCGTTCTTCTAAGTCTTGGGGTGTTGGCGATTACGCAGATTTAGCTGATCTTCTTGTGCAATCAAAGAAAAAAACAGGTGCAGATTTTGTGCTTGTAAACCCATTGCATGCAGGTGAACCAGTTGCACCATTAACGCCGTCTCCTTATTTGCCAGTCGCAAGAGGAATGGTTAATGTAACCTATATTCGCCCAGAAATAATTCCAGAATATGATTCGCTTAATGATAAGGATCGTAAGACTGTTGACGATCTTCATAACGAAGTAGAGCCTCTTAATAATGATGCTCAAATTGTTGATCGAGACTCCATGTGGCGAGTAAAAATGCATGCTTTGTGGATTATTTTTAAGTCTGGGCTTTCTGCTGAACGCTCCGAAGAATTTGAAGCATTTAAGCAGGACATGGGTGAGCGTCTTGAATCTTATGCAACTTGGTGCCTTTGCTACGATAAGTGGGGTGCTCCTAAGGGAGAAGACTGCTGGGAGAAGCATCTTACTAAAGATTCCGATGAGATTAGTGCTTTATGTAAACAATTCCCAGATACTCTAGAGTTTTATCGTTGGCTTGAGTGGATTGCGTTTACGCAATTGCATGATGCTCAAGTTGCAGCTAAAAATGCGGGTATGCGCATTGGCATTATGTCGGATATGGCTGTTGGCGTGCATCCTGCAGGCTCCGAGGTTTGGTGGAATCCAGAGCGATTTGCCAATGGTGCTTGCGTAGGTGCGCCTCCTGATTACTTCAATCAGCAGGGTCAAAACTGGTCTCAGCCTCCGCTTAATCCATTCGAGCTTGAACGCACTGGATTTAAAGTGTACAAAGATATGGTTCACGGAATGTTTGCGTCTGCTGGCGCTGTGCGAATTGACCATATTCTTGGGCTTTTCCGCTTATGGTGGATTCCAGAAGGATCTACTCCAGGTGACGGAGCTTACGTTTACTATGATGCAGACGTTATGCTTGGCATTCTTGCGATTGAAGCTACGCGCGCAAATGGTGTTGTAGTTGGAGAAGACCTTGGTGTTGTGCCAGCTGAAACTTTGGAAGTTTTGGCTAAGAATAAGGTTCTTGGATGCACGGTTGAGTGGTTTGAACAGAGGGATGGTGCATTCCGCGAGCCTAAGAAGTGGCGCGAAATGACGCTTGCTTCTGTAAATACTCACGATTTGCCACCGGCTGCAGGCTACTTAAACTACGAGCACGTTAATATTCGCGAGCGTTTGAATCTTCTTTCGGGATCCGTAGAAGAATTCCGCGCTGGTGCTGTTAAAGAGCATAATGCGATGCTGAAAATGCTTGTTTCTGGAGGTTTCTTAGACAAGAAGGCTCTAGAAAATGAATCTGAGCATGAGCAAGAGATTGTAGAAGCATTATATCGAGCACTTAAAGCTGCTCCTTCCAAGCTGCTTGCTGCATCCATTGTTGATGCAACGGGCGAGCATCGTGCTCAGAATCAGCCTGGTACCAATGATGAATATCCAAATTGGCGTATTCCTTTGGCTGATGCTAATTGTAATCCTGTTCTTTTAGACAACTTATTTGACTTGCCTAGAGTTAAGTCTTTAGCGCAAATCATGAATAAGTAG
- a CDS encoding AbrB family transcriptional regulator produces the protein MSDMQDQNNLEHNDDSRSNSHDDSHEIYEPLTSIYERLRHSSNSKELHEFAVKELPDRADQAEFSRATALLEAVAGNINTPEEDRIHLATVMPFPNILVKLSQDKSDNVRLAVAKNRNAKNWLVGRLTKDSCGEVRDAALCNPQTSWKMRLEGAQTEGVGAQTLDYLASLGVGEESKDSPVLSAMVRRAVALNPGVSQSTLIALSKDKDPDVSSAALEVLNK, from the coding sequence ATGAGTGATATGCAAGATCAAAATAATCTTGAACACAATGATGATTCGCGTAGTAATTCTCATGACGATTCTCATGAAATTTATGAGCCTTTGACATCTATTTATGAGCGTTTACGCCACTCCAGTAATTCTAAAGAGCTTCACGAATTTGCTGTAAAAGAACTCCCAGATAGAGCAGATCAAGCAGAATTTTCTAGGGCTACGGCATTACTAGAAGCTGTAGCAGGCAACATAAATACTCCAGAAGAAGATCGTATTCATCTAGCAACAGTGATGCCATTCCCTAATATTTTGGTTAAACTTTCACAGGATAAATCTGATAACGTTCGTTTAGCTGTTGCTAAAAATCGTAATGCTAAAAATTGGCTAGTAGGAAGACTTACTAAAGATTCTTGCGGAGAAGTTAGAGATGCTGCATTGTGCAATCCGCAGACATCATGGAAAATGCGTCTCGAGGGTGCTCAAACCGAAGGCGTTGGGGCACAAACATTAGATTACTTAGCCTCACTTGGTGTAGGTGAAGAAAGTAAGGATTCGCCAGTACTTTCCGCAATGGTAAGAAGAGCAGTGGCGCTTAATCCTGGTGTGTCGCAGTCAACATTGATAGCTTTGTCAAAAGACAAAGACCCAGATGTTTCCTCTGCCGCATTAGAAGTTTTAAATAAATAA
- a CDS encoding IMPACT family protein has product MNNMRTVTDLCENPAHFAFVEKKSEFISDACHITTLEEAIDFVESIRLKHPKARHVAYAAVCGDNNGRLCERMSDDGEPSGTAGKPILDVVRASNLTDTVVTVTRYFGGILLGSGGLMRAYSHAAAGAIQSSKMADIIECNCFSCKVEYTQLRMFKRLLLKHNAEIMDEEYGISVDLKVCVPFEESDRFLESVKNTFSAIIIPKSCGVYSRIS; this is encoded by the coding sequence ATGAATAATATGCGAACCGTAACTGATTTATGCGAAAATCCTGCGCACTTTGCCTTCGTGGAAAAGAAGTCTGAATTTATTTCAGATGCTTGCCATATAACAACTCTTGAAGAAGCAATAGATTTTGTAGAGTCTATTAGGCTAAAACATCCTAAGGCGCGGCACGTGGCTTATGCTGCTGTGTGCGGAGACAATAATGGCAGACTGTGTGAGCGCATGAGTGACGACGGAGAGCCTTCAGGTACTGCTGGGAAACCTATTCTAGATGTTGTAAGGGCTTCTAATCTTACAGATACAGTTGTAACAGTTACGCGTTATTTTGGTGGGATTTTGCTTGGCTCTGGTGGATTGATGCGCGCTTATTCACATGCAGCAGCTGGCGCTATACAGTCGAGCAAAATGGCAGATATCATAGAATGTAATTGTTTTTCTTGCAAAGTCGAATATACTCAGCTAAGAATGTTTAAACGCTTATTGCTAAAACATAACGCAGAAATTATGGATGAAGAATACGGAATTTCTGTAGATTTAAAGGTTTGTGTTCCTTTTGAAGAATCAGATAGATTTTTAGAATCAGTGAAAAATACATTTTCAGCTATAATAATTCCTAAATCATGTGGTGTTTACAGTAGGATTTCCTGA